The stretch of DNA tacttaaatatttaaaatatttattttaaggaaACATggaatatgtatttatattgtaaataaaaatatatgaaaagatTTTATTCAGATATAATTTCAGAGTAAATATAggaatatttatttgatttgtttattttagaataattaaatcaatttaaatatttatatacataaattaattGAAGCAACTTTCTAAGGGGTGATCCAAGTTAAAACAAAACCACACATGAAAAAAGttatgacttctgttttaatatatactatatacgATGATGTTTTAATTAATATCCAAAACTACTGCATAAGTTATttaagatattattattttactgtTTGCAAGGTATTTCAAAGAATTTCAAAAGTAACACTACAcgatatgatatataaatttcaagaaaaaatgccgtataaagtgatattttcttttaacagCAGCAGATTATTAAAGCTACGCTAAAATCACCATAATTATCAAAACTCAACCTTATTGTATTCAACTTTACCAAAACTCAATCATGTAAAATATTTGGTGTACACAATTCAACAACtgtattcaatttttttttgttagtttacaaaatatatatataatatatatatttatatatatatatatataagaatttctGATGTCGGAATGCAAGAATTTTAAATCCTACGGTCTTACGTTCTCTCTCATTTCCTTAAAACAAAACTCataattttccttatttttaatcatttccAAATTTACGCAGCCAATTTTGCAcaattgttaaattttattattttagttatagtGCATCCAATTTTCTGATTCTCATCTTCATAATACGGAAAAGAATTTCTATCGGAATTTTTGatagttatcatttttattgaatttatatCTCGTTGCCTTCCATTTTAATTgctatatatttatcttttagtAGCAACAATATGTTAGATTATAATTAAGTTGATACAATTTatccaaataaaatattcatgttACTTTTCTAGTTAAATATTGATCCTTACAGTTAAggtatattaattatcaaatataCTTTGTCAACAGATACACAATTAGCTCAACTATAAAATATCCTATGAAATCCACTAAATTTATCAACTGATAATTAGCTAAAAACAagtttaatagaatatataattatattctgTGATAAATAGCCCTACAGTAAAAAAATCATTCTAAAGTTACTATTGTTTAGTAATAATTAAATgcatattaagttttatatatatatatatatatatatatattagttaatttcTTGATAGCTATCAACAATTTATGTCTATCAAATAATTCTTGAATTTTCATCTAATTTTTATgaatgaaatattttagaacAAACAAATAGACTCTCTATATTTCATTATAAGGGTCATTTTAACtcttttttgttacacaaaaaatgTCGATTTATAATTCCaatgcaaattatattatttccaactaataattaattgcaaactgtattaattttataaataattttatttatctcaaatactattgatcAAAGATGTGtagataagttttttttaatctgtgtgaaagTGTCAAAAGTGACacttatataaaaacaaatgaagtatattttatgctaaaaagaagaaattaagacaaaaaaaattcttcttcGAAAGTGTAACCTCCTCCAAATGGATGTTGTtccttccctctctctctctctctctctcttctctctctctctctcttctctctctctctctctctctctctctctctctctctctctctctacattcTAATTCATAGCACATAGACTCATTTAAGCACATTGCATGTGTTGTCTTTCTCAACCATTAGTCCTTTACTTCAGTAAAAGgtactctctttctctcactcTACACATTTAGGTTCAAACATAGATTCTCTTGAACAAAGACATGTTGTACTAATCACTATTATTGTTCTTTCTttcattttcttgattttgCAGGCTTaggaagaattttttttctttccataaTTTTGATTGTCTTCGTCAGTGTAACAGTAatcttttctttgattttattCTCTCATTATCGTCTCTTTTTCTGGAGTGTGAAGAAGGTTTTGGAACAAGTGTCCTTCTCAAAATTTGTTTTAGgggtttttaatttaattttgttgcttcaaaaccccaaaaagaCATGAACAACAACAGGTCTTTCAGTACTACTACCACCATCAGTGAAGACTACATGTTATTCCCTTATAATGACCATTATTCTTCACAACCACTACTCCCTTTTAGCCCTTGTTCTTCCATTAACGACATCTTGATTCACTCCAACTCCAACCCCAACATATTAAGCCATCATCTTGACCATCGTTATCAATTCTTACAAGcaccttcttctttttctcaatTCGAATTCGTCCCGGATTTTGCCCTCCTCCCCTATCTCCACCAACAAAACAACGGCCATAATGATAACAAAACCACCAGTGACCATCATCATCCATCACTTCTTCCCTTGAACAACTCTATTGGAGAATCTCTCGCTGAGCCCTCGGAAACCATAACCACCCACATAGAAGATTCCCAGAGAAACTCAACTTTTCAAGACCCAAAAAtgaataaagtaaaaaaacCAAGCAGAACGGACCGTCACAGCAAGATCAAAACGGCGAAAGGGACAAGAGATCGTAGGATGAGACTCTCACTTGATGTCGCCAAAGAGTTGTTCGGCTTGCAAGACATGCTGGGATTCGACAAAGCCAGCAAAACTGTGGAGTGGTTGCTCACACAAGCCAAACCGGAGATCATAAAGATTACGAGCAGCCTTTCTAACCAGTTTAAGCATGGCGGTGAGGAGTCTCAAACCCGTAAATATACATTGTTTTCTAGTTTTAAGTCTACTAAAGATGTTTCGACCTTTAGTGgtttttttaatcttcttcATGCTTACTCTAAACTTGTAACTTTTGGTTTTAATCAAGGACCGGCGATAGGATCAATGCACACATCGTCTGATCTATGCAAAATTGGATCAATGTGGACAGTCGAGGATGGAGGCAGCAATACTAACTCGACCGGTACGTACGTTAAACGTTGCATACTGCTATACAATTATATAGTTTCAGTTTActataaaaactaattataaaaagagaaattactatagttttaaaattattaatttttattgatcGGTTTTTACTAGAAACAAGAGAAAATAAGGTGGATGGGAGATTGATGAGAGGGAAGAGAAAGATGTTGCAGCCACGAACGCCTATTTTGAAGAAGTTGTCCAAGGACGCCAGAGAGAGagctagagagagagcaaaagATAGAACAAAGGAGAAGATGCTGAAGAGAATATCACAAGTAAATATTTTGGATGAAGAAGCTCATAATCATCATGATGAGATAGCAAAGGACAATAAAAGCCATGTGAATTGCAAGTCTTTTGAGGTGGCGCCCTGCGAAGAAGAGATCGAACAACTTCTTTGTAAGAACGATGATTTTGCAGTTTGCAATGAATTTGTGGCCAACAAATTTAGTTCATCATTTCCAATGCCTAATCACCATCGCAGCCAAGAGACAGCCAGCTCGCTAGATCAGGTACCTTATTCTATATcacatttattaattttaggagtttattttgttagttactagtaaatttaagttttattggCTATCTCAAATCCTTAAGTACCAACACCAGTTAATTAGTGTTGTAATAGTGTAGGAGTTCGTTTTATGGTTTGTCAGTTTATTAATCATTACCATATTGTTTCACAATTACAGATTGAAAGGCGCCGTTTTTACGATTGACAGATTATATTATTTGCCAAATTTCATTTGTTAGTTTGGTTACGTGCCTTGCAGCAGCAGCGTCAGTTTATGGATTTTCATCACTACTTGGAGAGACCAAGAGACCTCATGTACAACTACCATAATATGTGCTGATATCGATTAACcgttaatttttagaaaaattatttgTTGAGCGATACTGTGCCACATATTAAAGTGATGTAAAATAATCAAAGTCTTTTGTATAATATTGTATTTCTATAAACGcattttgttaatataatatatgcGTGTTGAGTTTGTCGACTGTCGGCTGCCTTCAGGATACAAACATTGATAAGGACGAAGGGaagtaaaaaaagtaaaaagtttCCTTAAACGCTCCGAGGGGATTTGCGGGCGATTCGAAGGCGATTCTTAGGGTTTTGGTGCTTCTGAAATCTGACGGCCAAAAGGCACGCTATCATGGCGGCGCCGGAACCGGCAAGCTCTTTTCCGATGGTGACAGAGACTGGAAACAGTCAAGTAGTCGTTGGTGACAAGGTAACAAAGTTTGGGCAGAAGTCGTGGGTGAAAGCAGTTCAGCAAAAACATGTTTTGGTTAATCATGAAGTGAATGTTGAAGAAGTGGAAGGAACACAGTTGGTAGAAATACCGGACGGCCTTTTGGTCAACTCTGTCCCGTTATGGGATGATTTTCTTGAGGGAAGGTTCCTAGATCCAGCTCCTCATGTGTCACGAATCCATATTATCGTGAACAAGATATGGCCTCTTGGCAACAAAACAATTAAGATCGATGTATTCCCAGTGAATGAACGAACGGTGAAATTCAGAATCTTCGATCAGCAAACAAGACTTCGTATCTTGAAAAGAGGAATATGGAACATAGCAGGCATCCCTATGGTCCTCTCAAAATGGGCACCCCTGTCTGAGAAAGAAGACATGACGGAGGTAAAGACAGTACCAATGTGGGTAATATTGAAGAATGTTCCACATAGTATGTTTTCATGGGAAGGGCTTGGGTTCATAGCAAGTGCTGTTGGAAAACCGATACGGTTACATCCCGATACAGAGTTATGTACGAATTTTGAGGAGGCCAAAGTATTCGTGAATGCGAACATGACAAAACCTCTCCCAACAACTCATCGTTTCCGTTCAAAGAGTGGAATCAATGCTGACGTAGAATACAGCTACCCATGGATACCTACTAAGTGCTCCATTTGTAAAGCTTGGGGTCATAATGGAAAAGAGTGTCCTAAACTCAACTCGGGAGAAACAGTAGGTATTTTGCGAAAAGAGTTGGGATCCGAGGACAGAGGTACGGCAGATGGATCCTTTTctcaagagaaaaaagaaaaagaggcgGAGGATACGGTTTCTAAAGAAGGGAATGGTACAACTGGTACTATTGATTCTAGAGTAATGGCTAAATCAGTGGTGCAAGGAGGAACTTCTGTCTCTTTGGAGAAAGaaatacaagaagaagatgatgggaTGAAAACAGTGGCAGATGAATCACACAAAGAGGCTCGAGAAGAGTCAGAAACTCAAAAAACAGAGGAGGACAGTTGGATGAATGTCTCACCTGGGAAAGTTGGTAGAAGCGCAGAGAGTAAGACATGCTCAGAGACTGTGATATCTCCATCTCGGTTCCAACTACTGGCTGAAGTTGAAGAGGAGCAGGCAAGCAGTTTCAATAAAGATATGAATACTGATATTCCAAAGGACCCAAATCTTTTTACTGAAGATTTAGAAGAAGGAGAAATATCAGAAACAGAGGTTAAAGCTTCAAAACCTGATGATCCGAGGAGTACCGCGCCGACCACAAAACTTGCACAATCCGCAAGGAAAGCAAGTAAAGCGATGAAATTTGCTATGGCCACGAAGGTTGCAAAACCCAATGGCAATAGCAAGAAACGTATCTCCAAAAAGAATTGATAATGTCGAGCTTCTTTTGGAATGTTCGAGGTCTAAACAAGTCTACAAAACATTCCGTAATAAAGAAGTGGGTTGAGGAGAGGCAATTTGATTTTGGTTGCTTGATAGAAACAAAAGTGAAAGAAGGGAAAGTTCAGAGGCTGTTGGGaactatttttaatgattggTCGATCCTAACAAACTATGAATATAGTAGGTTGGGAAGATTATGGGTTGTGTGGAAGAACAGTGTGAGACTTAC from Raphanus sativus cultivar WK10039 unplaced genomic scaffold, ASM80110v3 Scaffold1762, whole genome shotgun sequence encodes:
- the LOC130504726 gene encoding transcription factor TCP18-like isoform X2; its protein translation is MNNNRSFSTTTTISEDYMLFPYNDHYSSQPLLPFSPCSSINDILIHSNSNPNILSHHLDHRYQFLQAPSSFSQFEFVPDFALLPYLHQQNNGHNDNKTTSDHHHPSLLPLNNSIGESLAEPSETITTHIEDSQRNSTFQDPKMNKVKKPSRTDRHSKIKTAKGTRDRRMRLSLDVAKELFGLQDMLGFDKASKTVEWLLTQAKPEIIKITSSLSNQFKHGGPAIGSMHTSSDLCKIGSMWTVEDGGSNTNSTETRENKVDGRLMRGKRKMLQPRTPILKKLSKDARERARERAKDRTKEKMLKRISQVNILDEEAHNHHDEIAKDNKSHVNCKSFEVAPCEEEIEQLLCKNDDFAVCNEFVANKFSSSFPMPNHHRSQETASSLDQIERRRFYD
- the LOC130504726 gene encoding transcription factor TCP18-like isoform X1, producing MNNNRSFSTTTTISEDYMLFPYNDHYSSQPLLPFSPCSSINDILIHSNSNPNILSHHLDHRYQFLQAPSSFSQFEFVPDFALLPYLHQQNNGHNDNKTTSDHHHPSLLPLNNSIGESLAEPSETITTHIEDSQRNSTFQDPKMNKVKKPSRTDRHSKIKTAKGTRDRRMRLSLDVAKELFGLQDMLGFDKASKTVEWLLTQAKPEIIKITSSLSNQFKHGGPAIGSMHTSSDLCKIGSMWTVEDGGSNTNSTETRENKVDGRLMRGKRKMLQPRTPILKKLSKDARERARERAKDRTKEKMLKRISQVNILDEEAHNHHDEIAKDNKSHVNCKSFEVAPCEEEIEQLLCKNDDFAVCNEFVANKFSSSFPMPNHHRSQETASSLDQVPYSISHLLILGVYFVSY